GGAATAGTCTGCAGTCGTCATTGTGTGCCTCCGGCCAGATAGCTGTCGAGCGTTCGTGCGGCATGGCGGATCAGAAATTCCTGATCCATCAGTTGCATGTCATCGATGGCTCCGGACATGATGCCGGTGAAGGTGTCTTCCATCGTTGCGGTGTCTTCCAGCCAGGCATTGCGATGCAGCGCATTGACGTGCACTTGCGCGGCATATTCCGCCGCGTTTCTGGCCGGGCGGAAGTAGTTGATCCCTTCCCACAGCGTCGTACCGTGATCGAGCGGCCAGAACTGGTGGGTGAAATAGGACAGCCCCGGATAGCCGCAACCCGATGCGAGATGGATCAGCAGGTTCGGAAAGACGTTGGGCAATTCGAACTGAAAATCGTCACGCCGCGTCGGGTTGATATGCACCGGCAACTGCTCGGCATGCGGTTTGTGCGCGTCGCTGGCATGGAGAACGCCTGCGAAGACTTGCGTCGATGGCGCGGCTTCCATCCCGGCGCCATAGATGGTCGAGGATGCGTGCGGCCCGATCAGCTTGAAGTCGCTATGTTCGATACCGCGAAACCCGGGCAGCGAACCGGCGTGGATGGTCGGCACGTGATAGCCTTCGGAGAAGGCATAGTGCGCGACTTTCCAATTGCATTTCAACACGGTCGAATAGCGAAATGCGGTGGTCGATTCATGGTAAGGGTAGCCGCCAAACAGCGTGGCGAAATCGCCCAGATAGTCCTTCAAGGACTGTGCGGGGTTCGGATCGAAGTTGATGAAGACGAACCCTTCCCATTCGTCACAGGCAATTTCGCGCAGGCCCAGACAACTCTTGTCGAGATGCCCGAACGCCTCTTCCATCGGCACCGATTTGAGGGGCCCATCCGTGCCGAAGACCCAGCCATGGAAACGGCAGGTGACAACATTGGCCCGCGCACGGCCGTAGGTTTCAAAACCCTTGTTCGGCACGACCTTGTTGCCGCGATGCGTGCAGACATTGTGGTGCGCACGAATTTTGCCATCCTTGCCGCGCACAATCAGGATCGATGCATCCGCGACAGGCAGTTCCTTGACCTTGTAATCGCCCGGATTGGGCAATTCCCATGCCGTGGCGACCTTGAGCCAGACCTTCTTGAAAAGCTGTTCCTTCTCAATCTCATAGATCTCCGGATCACGGATTGCCCGGACAGGGATGGGATCGATGCCCAGTTCATCCCGGATTTCCGGCACGGTGCGCCGGATATGATCCAGGGCCGCAATTGTGTCCTGCATTGTATGTACTCCAGTATTGAAAGGGCAGGTTCCGGCATTCAGGCGCGATCAAGCGCGTCGGGCTTGCCGTGCCAACCTTCCGGGTAATGGGAAATCAGTTCGGCATTCAGACGAAGATGGGCGAAACGCCATCGATCCTCGGCGGCGACGGCTCTCGCCACGTAATTCCCGCCGATCCAGTATGCCCGTCCGCTGGCGGCCGTCGCCGGTTCCCACAGCAGGAATGACACATCGGCAGAGGCGCCATCCTCGGACAGGTCTATCCGCGGGGACACAAGATAGTGGAGCGTCCAGCGGAAGCCGTTTTCCGCATTGCCCGCAACGCCATCGGCGATGCCGTCCGCGCCGTGCAGCGTGTCATAATGATCGATCTTGAAGATCGCATCCTGTGTAAACAGCCCCCGCAGCGCGCTGGCGGACGGGCCGCTGTCGAACGCCTGTCCCAGATCGCTGATCAGCCTTGTGATCGCGCGCTCGGCTTCCAGACGGGCAACACGCAATGCGAGGTCGATTGAGTGTACCATGGCGAGGTATTCCCCTTTCAGGTGCGGGCGGACCCTTTCGAGCCCGCCCGCTCCGCTCCCGTCAGAATTTGTATCCCGCGCTGAGATACCATTCGCGAGGACGCCCATAGACGCCTTCGATGATGCCGCCGAAGGAGTCGGCATAACCCGATCCAAGATAGACTTCCTTGGTCAGGTTCTTGACACCGAGGTTGACGGACCAGTGGTTATCCGTGTCGGTAAACCCGATCGACGCGTTGACGAGGTGATAGCCGTCCTGAACCAGTTCAGGCGTGTTGACCGCATCGTTGTAGACGCGCGAACGATACGACCAGTCCACACGGGGCGTCAGCTTGCCGAGGCCCTCCAGTTCGAACGCGTAGGAAACGCCCGCGCTCAGGGTCCATTTGGGGGCATTCTGCAAATGGGTGTCTGTCGTCACACCCGCATTCAGCGCGCGAATGTCCACCTTGCGGTATTTCGCATCGAGATAGCCCAGACCTGCTTCGATCCGCAGCGCGTCGGTCGGCTGAGCCTGCAGTTCGAGTTCGACCCCCCTGATCCGCGCCTTGGCGGCATTCTGGATGATCGGCGCGAAGCCGAGTGTCGGATCGTTCACCGTGATCTGCAAATTGCCGTAATTGTTCTGGAAGACAGCCGCGTTGATACGCAACCGGCGATTGAACAGGTCGGTCTTGATCCCTGCTTCGAACGTCTCGCTCGTTTCAGGCTGGAACGAGGGGATAAAGGCAAACGGCGGGAACACGCGCTGGGTAAAGCCACCGCCCTTGAAGCCCTTGGAATAGGACAGATAGGTCAGAACCTCGGGGCTCCAGCGATAGGAAAGGCTGGCCATGGGCGTCCAGGCGCGATCCTTGATCGTTGCGGTCTGGCCAAGCGGGCCCATCAGGGGATCGCCGTTCTGCAGGCCCGAGCCGTCGGGATTGAAGGGTGCGCCCGTGAGGAACCCTGCTTCGAGGACGTATTGGTTGGCGTTGTTGAACGTCTTCTGATCTTCCGTCCAACGGATACCTGCCGTCAGGTTCAGATCGTCGACGATTTCATAGGTTGCCTGACCGAAGACCGCGTAGCTTTTGCCTTTCAGCACAGCGCCGCTCATGAACACCGCATCGACGATATTGACGAGATCCTTGTGGTTGCCGCTCTCGCTCGAATAATAGCCGCCGATCAACCAGTTCAAACGTTTGTCGAGCGCTTCGCCGCCGAGCTGCAGTTCCTGACTGAACTGGTCCTGCCGCCAGTCGCTGTTGGTCTGCACGATCGAGGCCGGGCTGTGGTCCGAATCGCGCGTCCAGAAACCGGTTACTTTGCGATAGGCAGTGATCGACTTGAACGTCACAGCATCCGACAGCTTCCATTCGAGGATGCCGGAAATGCCCCAGATATTCAGATCGGATGCCGATTGATAGGGGCGGCGGCTGGTCGTGTTGAACGGGCCCGAAATGGCGCTGAACGTGCCGCCGTGACGATAGGGGGCAAGTGCCCACTGGCTGTTGTAGCAACGCTGGTCGGACAATCTGGCGGCATTTGTGAGGTCTGTGCAAATCGCACCCGCGCCTGAGAAGGCAGCATTCCAGACTGCAGCAGCCGGGGCATTCTCGTTCGCGTGGAGCAGCACATTGGGTGCCGATTCCTCGCGCGAACGCGATCCGTCGACAGCGATATCGATGCTGACGTCGCTGGACGGTTCGAGCCGGAGTGCGAAGCGACCTGCCAGCTGGTTGGTATCACCCAGGTCCGGCGCGCCGGGGACAACCCCTTTCACATAGCCATCGCGGTTATGATAAAAACCGGAAAAGCTCGTGTAGATACCTTCGGCCAGAGGGATATCGATCGATCCCTTCACCTGAACGCGATTGTAGCTGCCGGTGGTGACATCGAGGCTGCCCGAGAGGACATTACCGGGCTTTTTGGTGGTGACGCTGACCGCGCCGCCAATCGTGTTGCGG
This genomic window from Caenibius tardaugens NBRC 16725 contains:
- a CDS encoding aromatic ring-hydroxylating oxygenase subunit alpha, with protein sequence MQDTIAALDHIRRTVPEIRDELGIDPIPVRAIRDPEIYEIEKEQLFKKVWLKVATAWELPNPGDYKVKELPVADASILIVRGKDGKIRAHHNVCTHRGNKVVPNKGFETYGRARANVVTCRFHGWVFGTDGPLKSVPMEEAFGHLDKSCLGLREIACDEWEGFVFINFDPNPAQSLKDYLGDFATLFGGYPYHESTTAFRYSTVLKCNWKVAHYAFSEGYHVPTIHAGSLPGFRGIEHSDFKLIGPHASSTIYGAGMEAAPSTQVFAGVLHASDAHKPHAEQLPVHINPTRRDDFQFELPNVFPNLLIHLASGCGYPGLSYFTHQFWPLDHGTTLWEGINYFRPARNAAEYAAQVHVNALHRNAWLEDTATMEDTFTGIMSGAIDDMQLMDQEFLIRHAARTLDSYLAGGTQ
- a CDS encoding TonB-dependent receptor, with translation MTKGSNMYDSKSNGARKNDRWWRVGLLTGASAAGLLFMAPAASAQDTASEPQAESGGGIQDIVVTARRRQESLQDTPIAISAVSGESIAARGLDNVTQIGDFTPNVKFNSSVPVSASNATAAIFIRGIGQNDYQLSADPGVGLYLDGVYISRGVGNVLDVLNVERIEVLRGPQGTLFGRNTIGGAVSVTTKKPGNVLSGSLDVTTGSYNRVQVKGSIDIPLAEGIYTSFSGFYHNRDGYVKGVVPGAPDLGDTNQLAGRFALRLEPSSDVSIDIAVDGSRSREESAPNVLLHANENAPAAAVWNAAFSGAGAICTDLTNAARLSDQRCYNSQWALAPYRHGGTFSAISGPFNTTSRRPYQSASDLNIWGISGILEWKLSDAVTFKSITAYRKVTGFWTRDSDHSPASIVQTNSDWRQDQFSQELQLGGEALDKRLNWLIGGYYSSESGNHKDLVNIVDAVFMSGAVLKGKSYAVFGQATYEIVDDLNLTAGIRWTEDQKTFNNANQYVLEAGFLTGAPFNPDGSGLQNGDPLMGPLGQTATIKDRAWTPMASLSYRWSPEVLTYLSYSKGFKGGGFTQRVFPPFAFIPSFQPETSETFEAGIKTDLFNRRLRINAAVFQNNYGNLQITVNDPTLGFAPIIQNAAKARIRGVELELQAQPTDALRIEAGLGYLDAKYRKVDIRALNAGVTTDTHLQNAPKWTLSAGVSYAFELEGLGKLTPRVDWSYRSRVYNDAVNTPELVQDGYHLVNASIGFTDTDNHWSVNLGVKNLTKEVYLGSGYADSFGGIIEGVYGRPREWYLSAGYKF
- a CDS encoding nuclear transport factor 2 family protein, producing the protein MVHSIDLALRVARLEAERAITRLISDLGQAFDSGPSASALRGLFTQDAIFKIDHYDTLHGADGIADGVAGNAENGFRWTLHYLVSPRIDLSEDGASADVSFLLWEPATAASGRAYWIGGNYVARAVAAEDRWRFAHLRLNAELISHYPEGWHGKPDALDRA